Genomic DNA from Veillonella criceti:
TACGTTTTACAAAGGTATCACGCACTTCTGGATTTACAATTAAGTCTACATAACGTTGACGATAACGAAGTTCAGTATCTTTTAAGCCATGCCATTTTTCAGGTAATGGACGTAAAGACTTGGAAAGCAACGTCAATTTGTCAACTTTGATGGTAATTTCGCCCATATGAGTGCGGAACACATGACCTTCTATCCCTACAATATCACCCATATCAAGCATTTTAACATGCTTATAAGCCTCTTCACCAAGCATATCTTTACGCAAATAAATTTGAATATCGCCCGATAAGTCACGGATATTGGCAAAAGCGGTTTTACCATGGGATCGGATAGTCATAACGCGACCGGCTACGGTCACAGGTTGATCTTCAAAATCACGGAAGTTATCTTTTATTGTTGCCGCATGCTGCTGTACTACAAAACGCTGGCCAAAAGGATACACTCCGTCTGCCTCGTATTGTGCAAGCTTTTCGCGACGAATTAACATTTGGTCATTTAATTCTTGCTGTTGTTCTTGTACTGTAGTCGCTTTTTCTTCGCTCACTTACATGGCCTCCTAACTTCAACTATTATACCTTCACTAACGCCGCCATCAACACGGCCACTCGGTATAATTACTGACAATACGATAATGCACGTATTCACTCTATCATTATAACGAATACTTACCATTACCGCTATATACGAATCATTAGCTAATTGCTAAAATTTTAAAAGTAGCTACCCCATCAGGCGTATTTACTTCCACAGTAGCCCCTTTTTTCTTACCAAGAATAGCGCTACCTACAGGGGATTCATTAGAAATACGATTGTTAAATGGATCAGCTTCGGAAGAACCAACAATTACATACTCTAATTCTTCATTATATTCTTCATCTAATAATTTAACTTTACTACCAACGGATACCACATTTTTACGCGTACTTTCGTCGATAATCTTAGCCGTGTTAATTTTATTTTCTAATTCAATAATATGACCTTCAATGAACGCTTGTTCATTCTTAGCATCATCATATTCTGAGTTTTCACTAATATCGCCATATTCAATAGCAGTTTTAATACGTTGCGCTACTTCAATACGACGAACCGATTTAAAATGAGCTAATTCTTCTTCAAGTTTTTTAAGACCTTCTGCGGTTAACAGCGTTTCTTTTACTTCTGCCATAATAGAACTCCTCTTTCTATATTTCCATTAGCTATAAAAAGCTATAAAGAAAAAGTGTCAATATACTGACACCTTTACTTTATCATCACATATATTTACGCAATTTACTCGTAACATTATATCAATATTACATTGCTGTTGTCAATTCAGCTTCATACCTGTCCAATACGGCAAGGAAGGATTCCTTCGTATGTAAGGTATTAATCTGGTTGCGCCACTTAGCCGCTTCTGGTAACCCTTTAATGTACCAACCAGCATGGGTCCGAATTTCTCGCACCCCTAAGCCAACTCCTTTGTAATGGCACAACAATTCAAAATGACGTCGTAACATCTGAAGTCGTTCTAGCGCTGATGGTTTAGATAAAACTGTACCCGTTCTTAAATACTGATTCACTTCATTAAATATCCAAGGATTACCTTGAGCACCTCGACCAATTAATACAGCATCGCAGCCCGTTTCCGTAAGCATGGCCTTAGCCGACCTAGCATCAATCACATCACCATTACCGAGCACAGGAATTGTTAAAGCCTCTTTTACCGCTTTAATATATGACCAATCAGCCTGCCCCATATACATTTGCTCCCGTGTTCGCCCATGTACGGCGACTGCCGCTACGCCTACAGACTCTATGCGTTTCGCAAAGTCTAACACATTTTTAGACTCTTCGTCCCAACCTAGTCGCATTTTTACCGTAACCGGTACCTTTACAGCCTTAACGGCTGCCTCAGCAACCCGTGCTGCTAAATCCGGTGTTTTCATAAGCGCTGAACCATCACCAGACGACACAACTTTCTTAACGGGACACCCCATATTAATATCTACAATATCAGCACCAGCTCGTTCTACCACCTTGGCAGCTAAGGCAATAGCTTCTGGATCAGAGCCAAAAATCTGCATAGACACGGGATGCTCTACCTCTTCCATGTAAAGCAACTCTTTGGTATGTTCATTCTCATACTTAATGCCCATGGCACTCACCATTTCAGTACAAACAAGAGCTGCCCCTTGTTCTTTGGCCAATAAGCGATACGCAATATCGCTAACACCAGCCATAGGCGCTAGTACCGCCTTACCAGAAATGGCTACCTTACCAATATACCAAGTGTCATTATTTATTTCTTTCATACAACAATCGTAATCCTTCTAGTGTTAACATAGGTTCAATGTGATCAATTACATCGGTTTCTGCATTAATCAAATGCGCTAGGCCACCAGTAGCAATGACTTTAACATTTGGTGGCATTTCTTTTTTCATACGACCTACGATGCCTTCCACTTGACCCACATAACCAAAAAGAACTCCAGATTGCATAGAAGTCACCGTATTACGACAAATTACTTGTCCTGGATTACGGACTTCAATACGAGGCAACTTAGCAGCCCGCTGGAAAAGCGCTTCGGCCGAAATCTGCACACCTGGTGCGATTGCCCCACCAATGTAATCACCATTTTCTAAAATAGCACAATATGTAGTAGCGGTACCAAAATCAATCACAATGAGTGGTCCGCCGTATTTTTCATAGGCCGCTACAGCATTGACAATACGATCGGCCCCTACTTCACGTGGATTATCATATTTAATCGCCATCCCCGTTTTAGTCCCAGGGCCTACAATAATTGGTTTTACATTAAAATAACGCAAGCACACCCGTTCTAAGGTTGGCATCAACGGTGGTACTACAGAGGAAATAATAATGGCTTCAATATCGTTCACATTAACCTGACGGTCATGGAAAAATAAATTCATTATAATTACACCATACTCATCAGTGGTGCGCACTCGGTCTGTTGAAATACGCCAATGACCGACCAATTCTTTTTTGTCATACACACCCAGAACAATATTTGTATTTCCTACATCAATCACCAATAACATGTTAAATTAGCCTCCTACTTTATGTGCTGGTCGTATGGATACGTCACCGGCCACCACTCGTTCTACGGAGCCATCAGCACGTTCTATCATAAGATTGCCATCTTGATCAAGGTCGATGGCTTTACCTTCATACGTATTACCAGGTGCCCGCACTTCAACGTCTTTACCTAAAGTAATACTCAATTCTTTCCATTCAGCCAAGGTACTATTAAAGCCCTCAGCCAACACTTTATTATACTGCATTTCCAATTCTTCTAAAATGGTATTTAAGGCTTCACGGCGATCTACCGTAACCCCTTCCATGGCAAAGGAAGTGGCAATATCTTTTAAGAAATCAGGAATTTCTTCTAACGTACTGCTCGTATTAATCCCAATTCCCATAACAATATAGGAAATTTCTTCCATAGAGCCATTCATTTCAGTTAAAATGCCCACTAATTTACGGCCATTCACTAAAATATCATTAGGCCACTTAATGCCTGCCGTCTGTAAACCTAAACGACGGAATGCTTTAATCAACGCTACCGCGGCCATAAGAGTGCATTTAGGGGCTTCAATAGGCGGAAATTTAGGCCGTAAAATAAGACTAAACCATAGCCCTTTCCCATATGGCGAATACCATCCACGATCTAAACGGCCACGACCGGCCACCTGTTCTTCAGCTACAATAACAGTCCCCTCAGGTGCTCCTTCATTAGCCATCTCACGACCAATACGATTAGTAGATTCTACGCTTTCCAAATATTTGTAATGACGACCAAACGATTTCGTGGTCAAAACAGATTCCATTTCAAGCCAACTCATTATATCAGGTTCATCCATTAAACGATACCCTTTTTTAGTAAAAGATTCTATAACATAGCCTTTTTTGCGCAATGCCTCTATATGTTTCCAAATGGCCGTACGTGACACATCACAATGCTCCGACATACGTTGACCTGATACAAAGCTACCTTTATTCTCACGTAATAATTCTAAAATTGCATCTCTCATAGCGCGATGCCTCCTTCATGAAAAAGGGCCGCCTACCGGCGGCCCTATGCCAATCGGTGTATACCGATTATTATTCGCTTGTGCTAAGATTAGTTATCTTTCGTCGTAGATTCTTCAGCTTTTACTGTAGAGTCTGCACCAATGGCATCTGGCACAATAATACCAGCTGCTTCTAATGCACTTTTGGCTTCATTCACTTCAACCTTGTTAGGATCTGTGATAGTACCGTATTTATACAAGTTTTCAATTTGTGTATGGTCAATCGTTTCTTCTTCTAACAATACATTGGCCATATTATGTAAAAACTCAATATTATCGGATAACAATTGCATTACGTCATTGTATGCTTCAGATACTAACTTATGCATTTCCGCATCAATTTTCTCAGCAACCGCTTCACCATAGTTACGTTCATGGCCAAGGCTACGACCCAAGAACACTTGTTCCTGATGCTCACCAAATACAAGTGGCCCCAATTCTTCACTCATGCCAAGACGTGTAATCATATGACGAACAATGTTAGTTACCTGCTGTAAATCGCCAGAAGCACCGCTACTGATTTCTTTCAATACTAGCGCTTCCGCACAACGACCACCTAAGGCCACGCGGATACGGGCTAACATTTGCGATTTAGTCATATAGTTTTGTTCTTCCACTGGCAACATCATAGTGTAACCACCAGCACGACCGCGTGGAATAATCGTAACTTTATGAACTGGGTCAGCTTCTGGTAATAAATGAGCCACGATTGCATGACCAGATTCATGATACGCTGTCAAACGACGTTCTTTATCACTCACTACATGACTACGACGTTCAGGACCATAACTTACCTTTTCACTCGCTTCTTCTAAATCGGCCATAGCTACCTTTTTACGATTTTGACGCGCTGCTAATAAAGCGGCTTCATTCAATAAGTTACTTAAGTCAGCCCCTGTAAAGCCAGGTGTCTTCTTAGCAATCGTTTGTAAATTAACATCATCTTCTAATGGTTTATTACGAGCGTGAACCTTTAAGATAGCTTCACGACCACGAAGGTCTGGCTTATCAACCGTTACTTGACGGTCAAAACGACCTGGACGCAATAAAGCAGGGTCCAAAATATCAGGGCGGTTAGTCGCTGCAATGGTAATAATACCTTCATTAGCACCAAAACCATCCATTTCAACGAGCAATTGGTTCAAAGTCTGTTCACGTTCATCGTGACCACCACCAAGACCTGCACCACGTTGACGACCTACTGCATCAATTTCGTCGATAAAAATAATACAAGGTGCATTTTTCTTAGCTTGACTAAAGAGGTCACGCACACGAGAAGCACCTACACCGACAAACATTTCCACAAAGTCGGAACCACTAATACTAAAGAACGGAACACCAGCTTCGCCTGCTACTGCACGGGCAAGCAAGGTTTTACCGGTCCCTGGAGGGCCAAATAACAATACCCCTTTAGGAATCTTCGCACCGATAGCATTAAATTTGCCTGGATTGCGTAAAAATTCTACAACTTCTTCAAGTTCTTGCTTAGCTTCATCAGCACCTGCCACATCCTTGAATGTAACATTGACTTTGCCTTCACCCTGCATTTTAGCACGGCTTTTACCAAAGTTCATTACGCGGCCACCACTACCTTGGGTTTGCTGCATAATAAAGAACCAAACGCCAATTAATAAGAAAATTGGCAACACGGAGCTAAGAAGCCCCATCCACCAAGAAGGTTGTTCTGGTGGTTTTGCTGTAATTTCAACTTCATTTTGAGTCAGTTGATTCATCAAAGTAGGATCTGTTGGTGCATACGTACTAAATTCCGTACCATTCTTTAAAGTACCAACAATGGAATGATTATCTGTAATCGTAATCTTTTCTACTTTCTTCTGAGCCACTTGTTGTAAGA
This window encodes:
- the greA gene encoding transcription elongation factor GreA codes for the protein MAEVKETLLTAEGLKKLEEELAHFKSVRRIEVAQRIKTAIEYGDISENSEYDDAKNEQAFIEGHIIELENKINTAKIIDESTRKNVVSVGSKVKLLDEEYNEELEYVIVGSSEADPFNNRISNESPVGSAILGKKKGATVEVNTPDGVATFKILAIS
- the dusB gene encoding tRNA dihydrouridine synthase DusB; amino-acid sequence: MKEINNDTWYIGKVAISGKAVLAPMAGVSDIAYRLLAKEQGAALVCTEMVSAMGIKYENEHTKELLYMEEVEHPVSMQIFGSDPEAIALAAKVVERAGADIVDINMGCPVKKVVSSGDGSALMKTPDLAARVAEAAVKAVKVPVTVKMRLGWDEESKNVLDFAKRIESVGVAAVAVHGRTREQMYMGQADWSYIKAVKEALTIPVLGNGDVIDARSAKAMLTETGCDAVLIGRGAQGNPWIFNEVNQYLRTGTVLSKPSALERLQMLRRHFELLCHYKGVGLGVREIRTHAGWYIKGLPEAAKWRNQINTLHTKESFLAVLDRYEAELTTAM
- a CDS encoding type III pantothenate kinase translates to MLLVIDVGNTNIVLGVYDKKELVGHWRISTDRVRTTDEYGVIIMNLFFHDRQVNVNDIEAIIISSVVPPLMPTLERVCLRYFNVKPIIVGPGTKTGMAIKYDNPREVGADRIVNAVAAYEKYGGPLIVIDFGTATTYCAILENGDYIGGAIAPGVQISAEALFQRAAKLPRIEVRNPGQVICRNTVTSMQSGVLFGYVGQVEGIVGRMKKEMPPNVKVIATGGLAHLINAETDVIDHIEPMLTLEGLRLLYERNK
- a CDS encoding biotin--[acetyl-CoA-carboxylase] ligase, producing the protein MRDAILELLRENKGSFVSGQRMSEHCDVSRTAIWKHIEALRKKGYVIESFTKKGYRLMDEPDIMSWLEMESVLTTKSFGRHYKYLESVESTNRIGREMANEGAPEGTVIVAEEQVAGRGRLDRGWYSPYGKGLWFSLILRPKFPPIEAPKCTLMAAVALIKAFRRLGLQTAGIKWPNDILVNGRKLVGILTEMNGSMEEISYIVMGIGINTSSTLEEIPDFLKDIATSFAMEGVTVDRREALNTILEELEMQYNKVLAEGFNSTLAEWKELSITLGKDVEVRAPGNTYEGKAIDLDQDGNLMIERADGSVERVVAGDVSIRPAHKVGG
- the ftsH gene encoding ATP-dependent zinc metalloprotease FtsH gives rise to the protein MKNALLYILIIVAAATVINSFSSTNTAKSEISYTSFLQQVAQKKVEKITITDNHSIVGTLKNGTEFSTYAPTDPTLMNQLTQNEVEITAKPPEQPSWWMGLLSSVLPIFLLIGVWFFIMQQTQGSGGRVMNFGKSRAKMQGEGKVNVTFKDVAGADEAKQELEEVVEFLRNPGKFNAIGAKIPKGVLLFGPPGTGKTLLARAVAGEAGVPFFSISGSDFVEMFVGVGASRVRDLFSQAKKNAPCIIFIDEIDAVGRQRGAGLGGGHDEREQTLNQLLVEMDGFGANEGIITIAATNRPDILDPALLRPGRFDRQVTVDKPDLRGREAILKVHARNKPLEDDVNLQTIAKKTPGFTGADLSNLLNEAALLAARQNRKKVAMADLEEASEKVSYGPERRSHVVSDKERRLTAYHESGHAIVAHLLPEADPVHKVTIIPRGRAGGYTMMLPVEEQNYMTKSQMLARIRVALGGRCAEALVLKEISSGASGDLQQVTNIVRHMITRLGMSEELGPLVFGEHQEQVFLGRSLGHERNYGEAVAEKIDAEMHKLVSEAYNDVMQLLSDNIEFLHNMANVLLEEETIDHTQIENLYKYGTITDPNKVEVNEAKSALEAAGIIVPDAIGADSTVKAEESTTKDN